The following is a genomic window from Ignavibacteria bacterium.
ATTCCAACCCGAGCCCTTCGGGAAAATTCTGTAATTATCAAATCCCTTAGGTCTGGTTTGCGCATCGAAAATCGCATCAGGGGGATTTGGGAAAACCTGGTCATTAACGTACAAGGTTTTGTTTATAATTTGAATTTTATCACCCGGCAATCCGACACATCGTTTAATGTAATTAACTTGTTCGGGTGATTGAACCTGGTCTCTGTCTCCGGGAAAATCAAAGACAATTACATCCCCTAATTTAGGGTCTTTGAAACCCGGCAGCTTTATATAAGGAAGGCGAATGTCTGTAAAAGGGATATTTCTCGGAGTTGTTGCCCCATATGTAAACTTTGTTACGATAAGAAAATCTCCGACAAGCAATGTTTTTTCCATCGAACCGGTCGGAATTCTGTATGCTTCGAAAAGAAAAACTTTTATTATGAAAGCAACGATTGCAGCATATACGAGCGCATTAAAATACTCATTAACTTTTGATTTTTTCTGTGTTCCTTTTTTGCCGGCAGGTTTTTTATTTTTTGAAAACCTGTTCAATAAACTTTTTGGTTTATCTTTAGTCCCTGTCTTTGCTTTAACTTTTCCTTTATTTGTATTTTCCGGTTTATCTGCCAAAATAATTAATTTTAAATTTTAATTTTTCTCAATTTGTTTATAATATTATTTTTCAATTGAGAGAACAGCTAAAAACGCTTCTTGCGGTATTTCAACGGAACCGATTTGTTTCATCCGTTTTTTACCTTCTTTTTGTTTTTCAAGAAGCTTTCTCTTTCTTGATATATCGCCGCCGTAACATTTTGCGGTTACATTCTTGCGCATTGCGCTGATGGTTTCTCTCGAAACAATTTTGTTTCCTATTGCTGCTTGTATGGCAACTTCGAACATTTGTTTTGGTATAAGCTCTTTTAATTTACTGCAAAGCTTTCGTCCCCAA
Proteins encoded in this region:
- the lepB gene encoding signal peptidase I, which produces MADKPENTNKGKVKAKTGTKDKPKSLLNRFSKNKKPAGKKGTQKKSKVNEYFNALVYAAIVAFIIKVFLFEAYRIPTGSMEKTLLVGDFLIVTKFTYGATTPRNIPFTDIRLPYIKLPGFKDPKLGDVIVFDFPGDRDQVQSPEQVNYIKRCVGLPGDKIQIINKTLYVNDQVFPNPPDAIFDAQTRPKGFDNYRIFPKGSGWNEDNYGPITVPKKGQMIEINVMNFDTWKYFVMKEGNEIQLRGDKVFVNGQELPNGQYEVQRDYLFMMGDNRNNSLDSRYWGFMPTENIVGEALMIYWSWDPAIPFSDFFKLLGTTRWDRIGMFIH